Proteins encoded by one window of Chrysemys picta bellii isolate R12L10 chromosome 10, ASM1138683v2, whole genome shotgun sequence:
- the SNRPA1 gene encoding U2 small nuclear ribonucleoprotein A' codes for MVKLTAELIEQAAQYTNAVRDRELDLRGYKIPVIENLGATLDQFDAIDFSDNEIRKLDGFPLLKRLKTLLMNNNRICRIGEGLEQALPNLQEIILTNNSIVELGELDPLATIKSLTYLSILRNPVTNKKHYRLYVIHKVPQIRVLDFQKVKLKERQEAEKMFKGKRGAQLAKDIAKRTKTFNPGAGLPTDKKKAGPSTGDVEAIKNAIANATTLAEVERLKGLLQSGQIPGRERKTGPTEEVEEEMEEDTVPNGS; via the exons ATGGTGAAGCTCACGGCGGAGCTGATCGAGCAGGCGGCTCAGTACACGAACGCCGTGCGGGACCGGGAGCTGGATCTGCGCG GGTACAAAATCCCCGTCATTGAGAATCTGGGTGCCACCTTGGACCAGTTCGATGCCATCGATTTCTCTGACAATGAGATCCGCAAGTTGGATGGGTTCCCTCTGCTGAAGAGGCTGAAAACATTACTGATGAATAACAACAGGATATG tCGGATCGGTGAAGGACTTGAACAGGCCTTACCCAACCTTCAGGAGATCATTCTTACCAATAATAGCATTGTGGAGTTG GGTGAACTGGATCCTTTGGCAACGATTAAATCACTGACTTACCTGAG TATTTTAAGGAACCCTGTAACAAATAAGAAGCATTACAGATTATATGTAATCCACAAAGTCCCACAAATCAGAGTGTTGGATTTccagaaagtgaaactaaaa GAGCGTCAGGAGGCAGAGAAAATGTTCAAGGGCAAACGGGGTGCACAGCTTGCAAAGGATATTGCCAAGAGAACAAAAAC ttTCAATCCAGGTGCTGGCTTGCCAACTGACAAAAAGAAAGCTGGGCCCTCCACAGGAGATGTTGAAGCAATTAAG AATGCCATAGCAAATGCTACAACTTTGGCTGAAGTGGAGAGACTCAAGGGTTTGTTGCAGTCTGGTCAGATACCCGGCAGAGAACGAAAAACAG GACCCACAGAGGAAGTTGAAGAAGAGATGGAAGAAGACACAGTTCCCAATGGATCTTAA